The Phormidium yuhuli AB48 DNA window CACCAGACCCCTCGGGGCCACCTGAGTCTCCCCCAGACTCACAGGAGGCAGAGTCCCCTAATCCTGACCCAGCTATCCCAAATGTAGAGGAAGCAGTTGAGTCTGAGCCTGCCGTCGTCAAGCGACTTATTTATGGGCAAGTTCATCTGAATCAAATGTTAACAACTCTGTTTCCTCACGCTCACCATTTGAAATCTCCTTCTAATCCCAACCCCGCTCATCCCTCCGAATCCTCCTAGGGGATAAAATTCAGAAGTTTGACGACGATTTGCCCCTGAGCCATCCAAATATCCTGAATATCTAGGACCCTCCCGGCGATCGCTTGAGATGCCCTGATTCCGTTCGATCCCTTCCCCTGACTCCTGTGGTTTTTTCCGCAGGGGGGGGAGGGGTTTGTCTTTTTTTTTCTTCAACATCTGTCAGATTTCTTTACATCGAGACAGGCATTAGGCAAACTAATCAGCCTCCCCAAAAATTGCAATGGGGATAGGCGCAAAAAACAGTCAACTCTAAAAAAAAAAGGATCCGATCCGTGATAGGATGCTTCTTGGTAAGGAAACATTCAATCCGAACTGTTGGCTTCATAAACTTCCCACGTCAAGCGTGCAAATTGACGCGAGAAAAAAATTCGACTGCGTTTCCGAAACGAAGCGTCGGCCGAGTTCAGGCTTTCGCCGACGTTGTTGGTTGCCTGGGTACAGGTTCCTAACCCCAGCACTGACTCGCGCAAGCGGGAAGTTACCGCAACTGAATCTCACCGCCACTCACACTCATGACACTCCTGTATTGGGTCTTACATGGGTGTTGATCATCCGGACTTCAGAGACGACATCTTGTCGTAGGAGTCTTGAGGAGGAAGCGTGCAGATCGTTGTTACTTATACGAAACCCTGATACCCAAGGAGAAAGCGAGGAATATGGTACAAGCGAAAGCTGGATATAAAGCAGGTGTGCAGGACTACCGCCTGACCTACTACACCCCTGACTACACCCCCAAAGACACCGACCTGTTGGCATGTTTCCGCATGAGTCCCCAACCCGGTGTTCCGGCTGAAGAAGCCGCTGCTGCTGTAGCCGCAGAATCCTCCACCGGAACCTGGACCACGGTGTGGACCGACGGACTGACTGACCTCGATCGCTACAAAGGTCGTTGCTACGATATCGAGTCCGTCCCCGGCGAAGACAACCAATACTTCTGCTTCGTCGCCTACCCGATGGATCTATTTGAGGAAGGCTCTGTCACCAACATCCTCACCTCCATCGTTGGGAACGTGTTTGGGTTCAAAGCCCTCAAAGCTCTGCGCTTAGAAGATATCCGCTTCCCGGTTGCCCTGGTTAAAACCTTCCAAGGCCCCCCGCACGGTATCACCGTTGAGCGGGACAAATTGAACAAATATGGTCGTCCTCTGCTCGGTTGCACCATTAAACCGAAATTAGGTCTGTCCGCTAAAAACTACGGTCGCGCCGTCTATGAATGTCTGCGCGGTGGTTTGGACTTCACCAAAGACGACGAAAACATCAACTCTCAGCCCTTCATGCGCTGGCGCGATCGCTTCTTGTTCGTTCAAGAAGCCATCGAGAAAGCCCAGGCTGAAACCAACGAAATCAAAGGTCACTACCTCAACGTGACCGCCCCCACCGTTGAAGAAATGATGAAACGGGCCGAATTCGCCAAAGAAATCGGCACCCCCATCATCATGCACGACTTCCTCACCGGTGGTTTCACCGCCAACACCACCCTGGCTCGTTGGTGCCGTGACAACGGTGTCCTGCTGCACATTCACCGTGCCATGCACGCCGTCATCGACCGTCAGAAAATCCACGGAATCCACTTCCGCGTTCTGGCCAAATGTCTGCGCCTGTCCGGTGGTGACCACCTCCACTCCGGTACCGTCGTCGGTAAACTGGAAGGGGAAAAAGGCATCACCATGGGCTTCGTTGACCTGATGCGTGAAGACTTCGTCGAAGAAGATCGCTCTCGCGGTATCTTCTTCACCCAAGACTGGGCGTCCCTTCCTGGCGTTATGCCCGTCGCTTCTGGTGGGATTCACGTCTGGCACATGCCCGCATTGCTGGAAATCTTCGGCGATGACTCCTGCTTACAGTTTGGTGGTGGAACCCTCGGACACCCCTGGGGTAACGCACCGGGTGCAACCGCCAACCGTGTGGCTCTCGAAGCTTGTGTTCAAGCCCGTAACGAAGGTCGTGACCTCATGCGTGAAGGTGGCGACATCATCCGCGAAGCGGCTAAATGGTCTCCTGACTTGGCTGTGGCTTGCGAACTTTGGAAAGAAATCAAGTTCGAGTATGAAGCGGTTGATAC harbors:
- a CDS encoding form I ribulose bisphosphate carboxylase large subunit, with protein sequence MVQAKAGYKAGVQDYRLTYYTPDYTPKDTDLLACFRMSPQPGVPAEEAAAAVAAESSTGTWTTVWTDGLTDLDRYKGRCYDIESVPGEDNQYFCFVAYPMDLFEEGSVTNILTSIVGNVFGFKALKALRLEDIRFPVALVKTFQGPPHGITVERDKLNKYGRPLLGCTIKPKLGLSAKNYGRAVYECLRGGLDFTKDDENINSQPFMRWRDRFLFVQEAIEKAQAETNEIKGHYLNVTAPTVEEMMKRAEFAKEIGTPIIMHDFLTGGFTANTTLARWCRDNGVLLHIHRAMHAVIDRQKIHGIHFRVLAKCLRLSGGDHLHSGTVVGKLEGEKGITMGFVDLMREDFVEEDRSRGIFFTQDWASLPGVMPVASGGIHVWHMPALLEIFGDDSCLQFGGGTLGHPWGNAPGATANRVALEACVQARNEGRDLMREGGDIIREAAKWSPDLAVACELWKEIKFEYEAVDTL